A section of the Acidimicrobiales bacterium genome encodes:
- a CDS encoding Clp protease N-terminal domain-containing protein: protein MIERYSLAARRSVDLAGVEARRLGHPHVGTEHLLLGLLAEGHNPAARLLHGAGAPLSACREKVSEALARRDLPTPARGTGELELTDRAARAMDRAGKLSLRMKSEEVGSAHLLISVLDVEGTAGQVLRGLNVDLVALREDLAGAATQADTADSRLPAVEPVDQGVEPAAAEAGIVAHAGAEPVCAACGRPLRATLSATVLTSVAGAEYEVVYCSSCGAGLGASLLD, encoded by the coding sequence GTGATCGAGCGCTACAGCCTCGCCGCCCGCCGGTCGGTGGATCTGGCGGGCGTGGAAGCACGGCGGCTCGGTCATCCTCACGTTGGCACGGAGCACCTGCTCCTCGGTCTGCTCGCCGAAGGCCACAATCCCGCTGCCCGGCTGCTCCACGGCGCCGGCGCGCCGCTGTCCGCCTGCCGCGAGAAGGTCAGCGAGGCCCTCGCCCGCCGCGACCTGCCGACGCCGGCGCGCGGCACGGGAGAGCTCGAGCTCACCGACCGGGCGGCCCGCGCCATGGACCGTGCCGGCAAGCTGTCCCTTCGGATGAAGAGCGAAGAGGTGGGCAGCGCGCACCTGTTGATCAGCGTGCTCGACGTCGAAGGCACCGCGGGCCAGGTGCTGCGCGGCCTCAACGTGGACCTCGTGGCGCTCCGCGAGGACCTCGCCGGCGCCGCCACCCAAGCGGACACCGCCGATTCCCGGCTGCCAGCGGTCGAACCCGTCGATCAGGGCGTTGAGCCGGCCGCGGCGGAGGCCGGGATCGTCGCGCACGCCGGCGCCGAGCCGGTCTGCGCGGCCTGCGGCAGACCGTTGCGGGCCACGCTGTCGGCCACCGTGCTCACGTCCGTTGCCGGCGCGGAGTACGAAGTCGTGTACTGCTCATCGTGCGGGGCCGGCCTCGGAGCTTCGCTCCTCGACTAG
- a CDS encoding PilZ domain-containing protein, protein MSESLRWVSEHPDWIDQLGGQTALVEGEGLELAGTVEVANGAVVVHCDEECGFPGDSRNVVVSVFTPRVYFRLSGTATAEGKEVYCAPDMAIERIERRRWPRARLDLPVTLCPLHGSDVDSVPGRTVDISVGGACVETLSPVDPRKANEVKVVIRLAGGADIECSCATIAVEETDDGWRYRLSFRDLDDDGTCRLQQLTAA, encoded by the coding sequence GTGAGCGAGTCCCTGAGATGGGTGTCCGAGCATCCCGACTGGATCGACCAGCTGGGAGGGCAGACAGCGCTGGTCGAGGGTGAGGGTCTAGAGCTAGCGGGAACGGTGGAGGTCGCGAACGGCGCGGTGGTCGTCCACTGCGACGAGGAATGCGGGTTCCCAGGCGACAGCCGTAACGTCGTGGTAAGCGTGTTCACGCCGCGGGTCTACTTCCGGTTGAGCGGTACGGCCACGGCGGAAGGCAAGGAGGTCTACTGCGCTCCGGACATGGCGATCGAGCGCATCGAACGACGGAGGTGGCCGCGCGCCCGCCTCGATCTGCCGGTCACGCTCTGCCCTCTGCACGGCTCCGACGTCGATTCCGTTCCCGGAAGGACGGTCGACATCAGCGTCGGCGGTGCGTGCGTGGAAACGCTGAGTCCGGTCGACCCTCGCAAGGCAAACGAGGTGAAGGTCGTGATCCGCCTGGCTGGCGGGGCGGACATCGAGTGCAGCTGTGCGACGATCGCAGTCGAGGAGACAGACGACGGATGGCGGTACCGCCTGTCGTTCCGCGACCTCGACGACGACGGCACGTGCCGGCTGCAACAGCTCACCGCGGCCTGA
- a CDS encoding amidase family protein: MYEPALSTIAELSTAIEKRRLSSRELLENYLQRIDKLNPVLNAVVTLDAERAQEAAGAADEATARGESSGTLHGLPITTKDAIETAGIRSTGGATELAGHVPSQDAPAVARLRSAGAIVFGKTNVPRWSGDIQTHNDIFGTTNNPWDHSRTTGGSSGGAAAAVATGLTTFELGTDIGGSVRIPSNYCGVCGHKPSFGVVPQRGYLDRVGGGITDADINVFGPIARSPEDLALLLEVLAGPVGEDAKAWRLELPSPRHERLSEFRIGTWLDDPACEVDTEVVDALSHAAGALQSAGAKVTADRPPIELADASALFASLITPAISVSTDKETGDAISGPHRTWLDQDQVRARMRAVWSDWFRDHDILLCPVMPMAAFPHDHHGTIMDRSVTVNGKQRPQIDTLAWTGLVGVAYLPSTVVPVGFTSGGLPVGVQVVGPYLEDRSSLLVAAKLAELTGGYRPPPGA; this comes from the coding sequence ATGTACGAGCCGGCACTTTCGACAATCGCAGAACTGTCGACGGCGATCGAGAAGCGGCGTTTGTCGAGCCGTGAGCTCCTCGAGAACTACCTGCAACGGATAGACAAGCTCAACCCCGTGCTGAACGCGGTTGTGACACTGGACGCCGAACGGGCGCAGGAAGCCGCCGGCGCGGCGGATGAGGCCACCGCGCGAGGCGAGAGCAGCGGCACGTTGCACGGGCTACCGATCACGACCAAGGACGCGATCGAGACGGCCGGTATACGTTCCACGGGCGGCGCCACCGAACTGGCGGGCCATGTCCCGTCTCAGGACGCGCCGGCGGTGGCGCGGCTCAGGTCCGCGGGGGCCATCGTGTTCGGCAAGACCAACGTGCCCCGCTGGTCCGGAGACATCCAGACCCACAACGACATCTTCGGCACCACCAACAACCCCTGGGACCACTCCCGCACGACAGGAGGATCATCGGGAGGCGCGGCGGCCGCTGTGGCGACGGGTCTCACGACATTCGAGCTCGGTACCGATATCGGCGGCTCGGTCCGCATCCCGTCTAACTACTGCGGTGTGTGCGGGCACAAACCGAGCTTCGGCGTGGTACCTCAAAGGGGTTATCTCGATCGCGTCGGCGGCGGGATCACGGACGCGGACATCAACGTGTTCGGCCCGATCGCGCGCAGCCCGGAGGACCTCGCCCTGCTGCTCGAGGTGCTCGCCGGCCCGGTGGGTGAAGACGCCAAGGCGTGGCGGCTGGAGCTTCCCTCTCCCCGCCATGAACGACTCAGCGAATTCCGGATCGGTACCTGGCTGGACGATCCCGCCTGCGAGGTCGACACCGAAGTCGTGGACGCGTTGAGCCACGCGGCAGGAGCGTTGCAGTCCGCCGGTGCGAAGGTGACCGCGGACAGGCCACCGATCGAGCTCGCCGACGCGTCCGCTCTGTTCGCGTCGCTGATCACTCCCGCGATATCCGTGAGCACCGACAAGGAGACCGGCGACGCGATAAGCGGGCCCCACCGCACCTGGCTCGACCAGGACCAGGTCCGTGCCCGCATGCGGGCGGTGTGGTCCGACTGGTTCCGCGACCACGACATCCTGCTCTGCCCGGTCATGCCGATGGCGGCATTCCCGCACGACCACCACGGGACGATCATGGACCGCTCCGTCACCGTCAACGGCAAGCAGCGGCCGCAGATCGACACCCTGGCTTGGACGGGCCTGGTGGGCGTGGCCTACCTGCCGTCCACTGTCGTGCCGGTGGGGTTCACCTCGGGTGGGCTGCCGGTAGGTGTGCAGGTGGTCGGCCCCTATCTCGAGGACCGCTCATCCCTCCTCGTGGCGGCGAAGCTCGCTGAGCTGACGGGCGGGTACAGGCCGCCGCCGGGGGCCTAG
- a CDS encoding amidase family protein encodes MAIHEELRWLDATDTAGLIRSGDVKASEVVEAAIERAEEAQPVLNFMVTDTFDRARARVAASSGPFAGVPFLVKDMFDVQGVPTRWGARFGPFLPPAANNSPQVDAFEAAGLVVIGKSALGEIGYLPTTEPLVTGPTANPWNPSLSPGGSSGGSAAAVAAGVVPVADAADGGGSIRIPASACGLFGLKPSRDRLVGEQAPAAGYPLTVEHCLSRSVRDSAALFAEMEGAGDLPRVGHVGGRSPRRLRIGLLATSLAGRQPSREVQDGVDATVALLTELGHHVEEASYAFDTAPVMADFSVLYASSALGVRDMVAGFTGTEPDESLLEPFTLAMAATAASLPEGALEETKARMHALSTPYEISFATHDLFLSPVMLTPPVPTGHIAGDTPFDLLVERLGAYVDYTVLHNLVGAPAMSVPLWWTPAGIPVGLQFAARVGDERTLFELAYELEQARPWADRRPPARP; translated from the coding sequence ATGGCCATACATGAGGAACTCCGCTGGCTCGACGCCACCGACACCGCCGGGCTCATTCGGAGCGGCGACGTCAAGGCGTCTGAGGTGGTCGAGGCCGCGATCGAGCGAGCCGAGGAGGCCCAACCGGTCCTCAACTTCATGGTGACCGACACGTTCGACCGGGCCCGCGCAAGGGTCGCCGCGAGCAGCGGCCCCTTCGCTGGCGTGCCGTTCCTCGTCAAGGACATGTTCGACGTGCAAGGCGTGCCAACGAGATGGGGCGCTCGCTTCGGGCCCTTCCTGCCGCCGGCAGCCAACAACAGCCCGCAGGTCGACGCCTTCGAGGCTGCCGGGCTCGTTGTCATCGGGAAGTCCGCCCTCGGCGAGATCGGCTACCTGCCGACCACCGAGCCTCTCGTGACGGGTCCCACGGCTAACCCCTGGAACCCGTCCCTTTCCCCGGGCGGGTCCTCCGGCGGTTCGGCAGCGGCTGTGGCCGCCGGCGTCGTCCCGGTGGCCGACGCCGCCGACGGCGGGGGCTCCATCCGCATCCCGGCCTCGGCGTGCGGGCTGTTCGGGCTCAAGCCTTCGCGGGACCGGCTGGTGGGGGAGCAGGCCCCTGCCGCCGGTTACCCACTCACGGTCGAGCACTGCCTGTCGCGATCGGTGCGCGACTCCGCTGCGCTCTTCGCAGAGATGGAGGGCGCAGGCGACCTCCCTCGCGTCGGCCATGTCGGCGGCCGGTCGCCGCGGCGGCTCCGTATCGGGCTGCTCGCAACGAGCTTGGCTGGGCGACAGCCCTCACGCGAGGTGCAGGACGGGGTCGACGCGACCGTCGCGCTGCTCACCGAACTCGGCCACCACGTCGAAGAAGCCTCCTACGCTTTCGACACGGCCCCAGTGATGGCGGATTTCTCGGTCTTGTACGCGTCGAGCGCCCTCGGTGTGCGCGACATGGTTGCCGGGTTCACCGGGACCGAACCGGACGAGAGCCTCCTGGAACCGTTCACCCTCGCCATGGCAGCCACTGCCGCGTCGCTCCCGGAGGGGGCCCTCGAAGAGACGAAGGCGCGCATGCACGCGCTCTCGACTCCCTACGAGATCTCCTTCGCGACGCATGACCTGTTCCTCTCGCCGGTGATGCTGACTCCTCCCGTTCCGACCGGCCACATCGCCGGCGACACCCCGTTCGATCTGCTGGTCGAGCGTCTCGGCGCGTACGTCGACTACACGGTGCTCCACAACCTCGTCGGTGCGCCGGCGATGAGCGTCCCGCTGTGGTGGACACCCGCGGGGATCCCGGTCGGTCTGCAGTTCGCTGCGCGTGTCGGCGACGAGCGGACGCTGTTCGAGCTCGCTTACGAGCTCGAACAGGCGCGGCCGTGGGCGGACCGGAGACCCCCGGCCCGCCCATGA
- a CDS encoding MFS transporter yields the protein MSSAEAADRCKWPSNYKWIALSNTTIGVLMVTISGSITIISLPDIFRGIRLDPLAPGNTSYFLWLLMGFLLVTAVLVVSFGRIGDMYGRVRMYNLGFAVFTVFSILLSVTWMHGAAAAIWLIVMRVFQGVGGAFLFANSSAILTDAFPTNQRGLALGINSVAAVAGSFLGLLIGGVLAPIEWRLVFLVCVPFGLFGTVWAYLKLRDGGVRMPARIDWAGNVSFAVGLIVLLTGIVYGIQPYGGHSMGWTNPWVIGAIAGGVVVLGVFAWIEQHVPDPMFRLHLFSIRAFTAGNFANLLGALGRGGLQFMLIIWLQGIWLPQHGYSFQETPLWAGIYMVPLTVGFLIAGPVSGILSDRYGARPFATGGMLATAVAFALLEVIPMNFNYLAFAAILVLMGLSMGMFSSPNRAAVMNSLPADQRGAGAGMMNTFQNASQVLSIGVFFSVITLGLAATLPTSLFSGLTAQGVPPDVAHKIAGLPPIGSLFAAFLGYNPVRQLVPQAVLGHLGASHAAYLTGRSFFPSLISPAFKTGLRYAFDFAIGCSLVAAVASLMRGGRYVHGEGETLEEEIEAHARSASRALSSTHGPARG from the coding sequence ATGAGCTCAGCGGAGGCGGCAGACCGCTGCAAGTGGCCCAGTAATTACAAGTGGATCGCTCTGTCGAACACCACGATCGGCGTGCTGATGGTGACGATCAGCGGGTCGATCACGATCATTTCCCTCCCGGACATCTTCCGGGGAATCCGACTCGACCCGCTCGCCCCCGGCAACACCTCCTATTTCCTCTGGCTGCTCATGGGGTTCTTGCTCGTCACCGCGGTGCTGGTGGTGAGCTTCGGCCGCATCGGGGACATGTACGGCCGCGTGCGCATGTACAACCTCGGGTTCGCCGTGTTCACCGTGTTCTCGATACTGCTGTCGGTCACCTGGATGCACGGAGCCGCCGCGGCGATCTGGCTGATCGTCATGCGCGTCTTCCAGGGCGTGGGGGGTGCGTTCCTCTTCGCCAACTCGTCGGCCATCCTCACCGACGCCTTCCCGACCAACCAGCGCGGGCTGGCCCTCGGAATCAACTCCGTTGCCGCCGTCGCCGGGTCTTTTCTGGGACTGCTGATCGGCGGCGTACTGGCGCCCATCGAGTGGCGCCTCGTGTTCCTGGTGTGCGTCCCGTTCGGCCTGTTCGGAACCGTGTGGGCATACCTCAAGCTCCGTGACGGCGGGGTACGGATGCCTGCTCGAATCGACTGGGCCGGCAACGTCAGCTTCGCCGTCGGTCTGATCGTCCTGCTGACCGGCATCGTGTACGGCATCCAGCCCTACGGCGGGCACAGCATGGGGTGGACCAACCCCTGGGTGATCGGGGCGATCGCCGGCGGCGTTGTCGTCCTGGGAGTCTTCGCGTGGATCGAACAGCACGTGCCCGATCCGATGTTCCGGCTGCACCTCTTTTCCATCCGGGCGTTCACTGCGGGCAACTTCGCCAACCTTCTCGGAGCCCTCGGCCGCGGCGGCCTGCAGTTCATGCTGATCATCTGGCTGCAGGGCATCTGGCTTCCCCAGCACGGCTACAGCTTCCAGGAGACACCGCTGTGGGCAGGCATATACATGGTGCCCTTGACGGTCGGGTTCCTCATCGCCGGACCGGTGTCCGGGATCCTCTCGGACCGCTATGGCGCCCGACCGTTCGCTACCGGCGGAATGCTCGCCACCGCCGTCGCCTTCGCCCTGCTCGAGGTGATACCGATGAACTTCAACTACCTGGCGTTCGCGGCAATCCTCGTTCTCATGGGCCTGTCAATGGGGATGTTCAGCTCCCCGAACCGCGCGGCGGTGATGAACTCGCTACCGGCGGATCAACGCGGGGCGGGCGCCGGGATGATGAACACCTTCCAGAACGCCTCGCAGGTCCTGTCGATCGGGGTCTTCTTCTCGGTGATCACCCTCGGCCTCGCAGCGACGTTGCCGACGAGCCTGTTCAGCGGCCTGACCGCACAGGGCGTTCCGCCGGACGTGGCTCACAAGATCGCCGGCCTGCCACCGATCGGCAGCCTGTTCGCCGCGTTCCTCGGCTACAACCCGGTGCGCCAGCTGGTTCCGCAGGCGGTGCTCGGCCACCTCGGCGCCTCCCACGCGGCATACCTGACAGGCAGGAGCTTCTTCCCGAGCTTGATCAGCCCCGCCTTCAAGACCGGTCTCAGGTACGCGTTCGACTTCGCGATCGGATGCTCGCTGGTCGCGGCGGTGGCGTCGTTGATGCGGGGCGGACGCTACGTACACGGCGAAGGCGAGACGCTCGAGGAGGAGATCGAGGCGCACGCCCGGAGCGCGTCCCGGGCCCTATCCTCGACTCATGGGCCGGCTCGAGGTTGA
- a CDS encoding LLM class flavin-dependent oxidoreductase — protein sequence MKVRFAVSLGAGAPDPEQLAGSLSEGEGLGFDTVWFSDVPLMASADPMLAVAVAAAATSRVKVGANFVPFGHAPYVFARQLAQLDRLTSGRLLVTLVPGLDQPGERQALGIGNTNRGRLLDELIPQLRELWAGGGEIPLAVRPVQDPLEIWLGGSGPQAIRRAGRLADGWLGSLVSPDRAKAVREEIVRAADEAGRVIDPEHFGLSIAYAREAGDLDHAVRLRSRSRPEVDLGEVVPVGRDALRDLVGRFVDAGLSKFVVRRVRAVTSWHDELRWMADALLDLQK from the coding sequence GTGAAGGTCCGCTTCGCGGTTTCGCTCGGAGCCGGAGCGCCGGATCCCGAGCAACTCGCCGGGTCGCTGTCGGAAGGCGAGGGTCTGGGCTTCGACACCGTCTGGTTCTCAGATGTCCCGCTCATGGCGTCGGCCGACCCGATGCTCGCCGTGGCGGTCGCGGCAGCCGCGACATCCCGTGTGAAGGTCGGCGCGAACTTCGTACCGTTCGGGCACGCCCCGTACGTGTTCGCCCGGCAGTTGGCGCAGCTGGACAGGCTCACCTCCGGCCGGCTGCTCGTAACGCTCGTGCCGGGACTCGACCAGCCCGGCGAACGGCAGGCACTGGGGATCGGCAACACCAACCGGGGCCGGCTGCTCGACGAGCTGATCCCCCAGCTGCGGGAGCTATGGGCAGGCGGCGGTGAGATCCCCTTGGCGGTCAGGCCCGTACAGGACCCGCTCGAGATCTGGCTCGGTGGTTCTGGGCCGCAGGCGATCCGCAGGGCGGGCAGGCTGGCTGACGGGTGGCTGGGGTCGTTGGTGAGCCCCGACCGCGCGAAAGCCGTACGAGAGGAGATCGTCCGAGCAGCGGACGAAGCGGGCAGGGTCATCGACCCCGAGCACTTCGGCCTGAGCATCGCGTACGCCCGTGAAGCAGGCGATTTGGACCACGCTGTACGACTGCGCTCACGGTCGCGCCCCGAAGTCGACCTCGGTGAAGTGGTGCCGGTCGGCCGCGACGCGCTCAGGGACCTCGTCGGGAGGTTCGTCGACGCTGGGCTCTCGAAGTTCGTGGTGCGGCGGGTGCGCGCGGTCACGTCCTGGCACGACGAGCTGCGATGGATGGCTGATGCCCTGCTCGACCTGCAGAAATGA
- a CDS encoding serine/threonine-protein kinase, producing the protein MAADPAVDRLVAGRYECGERIGRGGMGEVHAAWDRRLERRVAIKTLRADVAAQPSARRRFETEARSAARLVHPNVVAVYDSGEDGGIPYMVMERLPGRSLRDEIADGPMPVRAVQSLASQVLGALGAAHAAGIVHRDIKPANILKTEDGRWKVSDFGIAKSLQMQGADDTVTGMVLGTPAYLAPERLFGGEATPAGDLYSLGVILYEALAGRRPFHADSPEGWAAVISAQAPEPLVDMRRDVPPAMVLTIERSISRDPAARFSSAEEMAEALGVRQGWNGAAGVIGAAGVGGAAEPGSAGGAGPASWREVAPASPEDTELLGTVGAGATEVLHAGAARRRLGLAVLAGGAAVAAIVGISVAAGTSGSGSPASKTHLPPTTPATVATTLPTTTLPPATAPPPGPPKHDHGGGGGGPGKGGDGGGG; encoded by the coding sequence GTGGCAGCTGACCCCGCCGTGGACCGGCTAGTCGCCGGCCGCTACGAGTGCGGCGAGCGCATAGGGCGTGGGGGCATGGGTGAGGTTCATGCGGCCTGGGATCGGCGCCTCGAGCGCCGTGTGGCGATCAAGACACTGCGAGCGGATGTCGCTGCGCAGCCGTCGGCTCGCCGGCGGTTCGAGACCGAGGCACGCTCCGCGGCCCGTCTGGTCCACCCGAATGTCGTCGCCGTCTACGACTCCGGTGAGGACGGCGGGATCCCCTACATGGTGATGGAGCGTCTGCCCGGCCGGTCGTTGCGAGACGAGATCGCGGACGGACCGATGCCCGTGCGCGCGGTGCAGTCGCTCGCGTCGCAGGTGCTCGGCGCGCTCGGCGCCGCGCACGCTGCCGGGATCGTCCACCGCGACATCAAGCCGGCGAACATCTTGAAGACCGAAGACGGCCGTTGGAAGGTGAGCGACTTCGGCATCGCCAAGAGCCTGCAGATGCAGGGCGCTGACGACACGGTGACGGGGATGGTGCTCGGCACGCCGGCGTACCTGGCGCCCGAGAGGCTCTTCGGCGGTGAGGCCACCCCCGCCGGCGATCTGTACTCGCTCGGGGTGATCCTCTACGAGGCTCTCGCGGGACGGCGGCCCTTCCACGCCGACAGCCCCGAAGGTTGGGCTGCGGTGATCTCCGCCCAGGCGCCCGAACCACTGGTCGACATGAGGCGCGACGTGCCGCCGGCAATGGTCTTGACGATCGAGAGGAGCATCTCGCGCGACCCTGCGGCGAGGTTCTCGTCCGCGGAGGAGATGGCGGAGGCGTTGGGTGTGCGGCAGGGCTGGAACGGCGCCGCAGGGGTCATCGGGGCCGCAGGAGTTGGCGGCGCCGCAGAACCGGGATCTGCGGGAGGTGCCGGTCCTGCGAGTTGGCGCGAGGTCGCGCCGGCAAGCCCAGAGGACACCGAACTGCTCGGCACGGTCGGAGCCGGCGCGACGGAGGTTTTGCACGCCGGCGCTGCCCGCCGGCGTCTCGGGCTGGCGGTCCTAGCGGGGGGAGCCGCCGTCGCCGCGATCGTCGGCATCTCGGTCGCTGCCGGCACGAGCGGGAGCGGATCGCCGGCTTCCAAGACCCATCTACCCCCCACCACGCCGGCCACGGTCGCTACCACGCTGCCCACCACCACGCTTCCCCCGGCGACGGCGCCTCCGCCCGGGCCGCCGAAGCACGATCACGGCGGCGGAGGTGGTGGCCCGGGAAAAGGCGGTGACGGGGGCGGAGGCTAA